The Silurus meridionalis isolate SWU-2019-XX chromosome 16, ASM1480568v1, whole genome shotgun sequence genome has a segment encoding these proteins:
- the LOC124398622 gene encoding keratin, type II cytoskeletal 8-like, which produces MSVRLQSSSKTTRVSSGGGGGTFGGGIRRSFSSQSYTAPSSSRISHGIHRSGYSGGGGYSGGGGYRGGAGFSGGAGFSGGAGYSGGGGYSRGTGFSRGAGITSSSGFSLGSSAGGFGVGYGGGHGSGLGGYSGGIGSGLGGAGPGAGLGTGGGAGFGFGGPFMQLPITAVKVNQSLLSPLSLDIDPNIQLVRTQEKDEIKTLNNRFASFIDKVRTLEQHNKMLETKWELLQEQTTSHSNIDAMFENYISNLRRQLDGLGNEKIKLEGELKNMQGLVEDFKNKYEDEINKRAVAENEFVVLKKDVDGAYTTKVELEAKVDALQDEINFLRAVYDAELQELQGQIKDTSVIVEMDNSRSLDLDAIVSEVRAQFEEIANRSRAEAETWYKQKFEEMQTSTSSYTDDVRNTKAELVELNRMITRITNEIESVKGQRGNLETQIAEAEQQGELAVKDANLRIQDLEDALHRAKQDMAHQVHEYQELMNVKLALDIEIATYKKLLEGEETRIASGGGTATVHIQELGSGSGSGFGGGFSNGFGYGGSGGLSLGGGGGGGGGSGGFGHGIGSGGSGGFLHGIGSGGSGGFGHGIGSGGSGGFGFGGGSYGSGGFGLGSGLTLSGGGGGSSRFSLSGGSHGISMSRSSGVSSAYRH; this is translated from the exons ATGAGTGTCAGGTTACAGAGCAGCAGCAAGACCACCAGGGTTAGtagtggaggtggtggaggtacCTTTGGAGGTGGTATCAGAAGAAGCTTCTCCAGCCAATCTTATACTGCACCCAGCAGCTCCAGGATCAGCCATGGTATCCACCGTTCCGGCTATAGTGGAGGTGGGGGCTATAGTGGAGGTGGTGGCTACAGAGGAGGTGCTGGCTTTAGCGGAGGTGCTGGCTTTAGCGGAGGTGCCGGCTATAGCGGAGGTGGTGGCTATAGCAGAGGTACTGGCTTTAGCAGAGGTGCTGGCATTACTTCTAGTTCAGGATTCAGCCTGGGCAGCAGTGCTGGAGGCTTTGGTGTAGGTTATGGTGGAGGTCATGGATCTGGTTTAGGTGGCTATAGTGGAGGGATTGGTTCAGGTTTAGGTGGAGCAGGACCAGGAGCTGGCCTGGGAACTGGAGGAGGAGCTGGGTTTGGCTTCGGTGGACCTTTCATGCAACTTCCTATCACTGCTGTCAAAGTCAATCAGAGTCTACTTTCTCCCCTTTCTTTGGACATTGACCCCAACATCCAGCTCGTCCGCACACAAGAGAAAGATGAGATCAAGACTCTCAACAATCGCTTTGCCTCTTTTATTGACAAG GTGCGTACCCTGGAGCAACATAACAAGATGTTGGAGACCAAGTGGGAGCTTCTTCAGGAACAGACCACATCACATTCTAACATTGATGCCATGTTCGAGAACTATATTTCCAACTTGCGCAGACAGCTGGATGGCCTTGGAAATGAAAAGATTAAGCTGGAGGGGGAGCTGAAGAACATGCAAGGCCTTGTGGAGGATTTCAAAAACAA GTATGAAGATGAAATCAACAAGCGTGCAGTAGCAGAGAATGAATTTGTTGTTCTAAAGAAG GATGTTGATGGCGCCTACACGACAAAGGTTGAGCTCGAAGCTAAAGTTGATGCACTTCAGGATGAGATCAACTTCCTCAGAGCTGTGTATGATGCG GAGCTGCAGGAGCTTCAAGGACAGATCAAGGACACATCAGTTATTGTTGAGATGGACAACAGTCGTAGCCTGGACTTGGACGCCATTGTGAGTGAAGTCCGTGCTCAGTTTGAGGAGATTGCCAATCGCAGTCGGGCTGAAGCTGAGACATGGTACAAGCAGAAG TTTGAGGAGATGCAGACATCTACTAGCAGCTATACTGATGACGTTCGAAACACTAAGGCTGAGCTTGTAGAGCTCAACCGCATGATCACACGAATCACAAATGAAATTGAGTCAGTCAAGGGACAG cgTGGCAACCTGGAGACACAGATTGCTGAGGCTGAGCAGCAAGGTGAGCTGGCAGTAAAGGATGCCAATTTACGTATTCAGGACTTAGAAGATGCCCTGCACAGAGCAAAGCAGGACATGGCCCACCAAGTGCATGAATACCAGGAGCTCATGAATGTCAAACTGGCCCTGGACATTGAGATTGCAACATACAAAAAACTCCTGGAAGGAGAGGAGACTAG GATTGCCTCTGGTGGTGGAACTGCAACAGTCCATATTCAGGAACTTGGCAGTGGCAGTG GATCTGGATTCGGCGGTGGCTTCAGCAATGGATTTGGCTATGGTGGAAGTGGTGGCCTGAGtctgggtggtggtggtggtggtggcggtggtAGTGGTGGATTTGGGCATGGTATTggcagtggtggtagtggtggatTTCTGCATGGTATTggcagtggtggtagtggtggatTTGGGCATGGTATTggcagtggtggtagtggtggatTTGGGTTTGGTGGTGGCAGTTATGGTAGTGGTGGATTTGGGCTGGGTAGTGGTTTGACCCTGAGTGGCGGTGGTGGCGGTAGTTCTCGATTCAGTTTGAGTGGTGGTAGTCATGGAATTTCCATGTCACGTTCCTCTGGGGTATCTTCTGCCTACCGGCACTAA